Below is a genomic region from Planctomycetaceae bacterium.
ATTGCAAAGAAGGAACAGAAGCAGCGATTTCAGGAGCGGCTGGACGATCCTGGAAAAAACTGGAAATTCGACCGCGAAGATCTGGCTAAGCGGGCACACTGGGATGACTACCGGAAAGCATTCGAAGACATGCTTGAAAAATGCTCAACGGAGAAATCTCCGTGGTATGTTATTCCCGCCGATCAGAACTGGTATAGAAACTGGGCGGTGACAAAGATCATTGTCGACACGCTGCGAGACATGAATCCGCAATATCCGATCGCTGAAGACTTAAGTGATGTCCGAATCGACGACTAGACCGGGTTGGCTGAGAGTGCTCGGCGGACATCAGGTTTTTTTGGTCTGGCTGTTGTTCGTTTTCTGTTCACTGGCCCAGTCATTTATCCCCGGCGTCAATGAACCTCACTATCTTTGCAAGGCAAGATCCTTCGCCGATCCTTCATGGTGCGAACGCGATTTCTTTCTGGCATCCCACAACAGTCACTTTTGTTTCTACGTGATCGTTGGGCCTCTGACCAAAGTGATGCCGTTCTGGCTGGTGGCCTTGTTCGGCCGTTTCGTCTCTCTTGCATTGGTTGCATGGGGATGGTGCAGACTGGCTCAAACACTTCGCCTGCGAGCTGCGTTCGTGTTTGGATCCAGCGCTCTTTATGCGGTTGTTGCGAGCCTGGGCAGTTTTTCCGGTGAATGGATACTCGGCGGATTTGAATCCAAAGTCCCGGCATGGGGACTATTTCTTCTGGCAGCAGCGCGATGGATGACGTGCCTTCAGAAAGGCAGTTACCGGGATGCAGTCTTTGCCGGAATCTATGCAGGGCTGGCGACGGCTTTACATCCGGTGGTCGGGATTTGGGGAGTCACGGCATTCGGAATGGTGCAGTTCACAGGTTGCTTTCTGCCTGTCCGCGGCCTGAACGACTCCACACAGGACGTCGAAAAATGCGTGCCGACAGAATCTCGACCGTGGCTTGTCCTCCCAGCCAGCGTGCCGCAGACAGCATTTTCAAGCCGTGTATCTGCATTCGCGGCGGATTCGACTCTAATGCTGCTCCCATACTCCGTCATCAGCCTGGCCGGAGTTGTACCGGCTCTGAGGCTGTTGATAGAGACCAACGTCGATCCTGACGACAAAGCAATTGCGGAGTTCATTCAGGTTTTCTGGCGACTGAGCCACCATATGGACCCCAGCGCATTTTCTGTTTCACAATGGGCCTTTGCAGCTCTGGTCTGTAGTGCATTGGTGTATCTGCGATGGCTGCGGCAAGTGCAACGTCGTCGCGCAGAAACAACGCCCGCTACAACAACAGTGACGACGAGACCCACCTGCGAAGCCAGCATGCAGATTCTGGAGAGATTATTGGTGGCTTCGGGAATGATCGCCCTGGCTGGCATCGCCATAGGCTGGCATACCGTTCCCGCGAAAGAACTCGACGGATGGGAATGGCGTGCCGCCCTGCTTAAGTTTTACCCATTTCGACTCTTCGACGGAATGATGCCAATTCTGGTTGCACTCAGCATCTCGGTTTGGCTGCAAAATCGATTTACGCTGCAATTGAGTTCGGCGGAAGCAACGGCAAGGTTGCAGCGACTGAACCGACTGAAGGCTGGTCGCGCAATTGCCGGAATCATCTCGATTGCCGTGCTTTTCAATTTACGATCTGTCGCTCCGGCGGGGTACACCATTCGACAATACCTGGACTGGAGAGACGTCTGTTTCTGGATACGCGAACATACGCCGCCGGAAAGCCTGATCCTCACGCCACGGGAATCGTTTGCCTTTAAGTGGCTCGCGCAACGGGCAGAGTTTGTCACCTACAAAGACTGCCCTCAGGATGCGTCAGGGATTCTGGAATGGAATCGTCGACTTTGGTATCTGAATGGGTGGACATACCGAAGTTCGCTCGATGGACTTTACGATCATCAGGACATGCAGTCCCTGCGATCTCAGACCGATTGTGATTATGTCGTCACGCGGACCTTTGGGCCGTTCGAACAGCAGCCTGTATTCGCTGCCGGCGAATGGGGTGTTTACGAAGTTCCTCGATAGCCAGTGCACCAGCAGTCTCACACATTCGCTGCGACGAGGCGCGGGCACACGGAACGTCGGGGATTCCACTTGACCATTCGGCGCGAAATTGTCGGATGCAACGGGTAGAAGCTGGCAGTTCGGATTCTACAATAAACCCAGTCCTGCCGTCCGTCCCCGGGGTTTTGAGGAGCTGATACGTGCGAAATCAAATAGTCACCTCGCTGCGATGTATCGTTTTTGCCTTCATCATGATTGTGCTGATGTGTCCAGAGGCTTCCGCACAGCCACAGCCGTCTGACGGGCCTTCTTCTGAGGCAGATCACTACGGCGAATACTCAGCCATGATCCCTCGCCGTTTGCTTCCGCTGCTGCATGCTCAGGAAGTGCAGGACGAACTAAAGCTGAGTAAATCTCAGGTTTCTGCTCTTGAAGCAAAGTTGGAGGAACTCGATAAAGTCTGGTTTCCTGCAAGGTTGTTGCCGGACGATCAAATGATCCCGATTGTCGACCGTCTCGAAATTCAGGCCGTAGCATGGCTCCGGCAAAACGTCGATTCTGAGCAGATAAAGAGGATCAGCCAACTGGAAATGCAGGCCCAGAGTGTGCGAATGCTGCTTCGGAATGATGTTCGAAAGAAGCTTGCCATCAAGGATTCTCAGGTGCAGAAACTTGTGAAGCTTGCGCAAGCAACCATCGATGCGCAAGCTGCCCAGCGATCATCCTCCGGGGTGCTGGCTGAAGATTTGACCAGGAACCTGGAATCGGCAATGAGAGCTGAGCAAAAGGCACTGGAAACCGTCCTCACAAAGGAGCAGAACAATCAACTGTGGATCCTTTTGGGAGAACCATTCAACACGAGTTCTCTGAAACGCATTTTCCCGATCGCCCCGGAATTTCATTCTGTGTCGGACTGGATTAATTCATCGCCGCAGACGCTGAAGAGTCTGCGTGGCAAAGTGGTGTTGGTGCATTTCTACGCGTTCCAGTGCCACAACTGCCACGCAAATTTCGAGATCTACAAACGCTGGCACAAAGACCTTCAGCAAAAAGGTGTCGTGCTTATCGGAATTCAAACGCCTGAGACAACTGCAGAACGGGATCCAAATTCTGTTGCCAGGGCTGCGAAGGAGAAAGGCCTGGAGTTTCCAATCATGGTCGACCTGGAGTCGGAGAACTGGAAAGCCTGGGGCAACACCATGTGGCCAACGGTTTATGTGGTCGACAAGCGAGGTTACATCCGACACTGGTGGCAGGGCGAACTCAACTGGCAGGGAGCGACCGGCGATAAGACCATCGAACAGGTCGTAGATCTCGCGCTCTCGGAGAAATAGGTTGGAAACTCGGCCAACAATGAATTGAGAAACTACCCGGGCTGGAACGAGCAGAGCCATTCGAAGTTCATTTCTTCAGCTCAGGTCGTATCCGTCGTCCGCTTCTTTACTGACATGGTAATGCATCGATCCATGCAATGAGTTCTTCGACGCTGGTCGTCACGGTGAGAAGTTCGAGACATTGCGTCGAAAGAAATCCATCATGAATCATACGGTTCAGCTGTGTTAGTAGTCCGTCATAGACGCCGTTGAGATTGATGAGGGCGACCGGACGTTGATGAAGTTCCAATTGAGCCCAGGTGACCGTTTCGAATAATTCTTCCAGGGTGCCGTAACCACCGGGCAAAGTAATGTAGGCATCGGCCAACTGATGCATGATGGCCTTGCGTTCGTGCATATCCCGAGTGACTCGCATATCCGCAACGCGCGCATGCATCAATTCGACGCGTGCCAGATGTTCAGGGATCACTCCGATGATCTGCCCATGGTTCTCCAGCACACTGTCGGCGATAGCTCCCATGATGCCCGTGCTTCCGCCGCCGTAAACAAGAGTATGCTGTTGTTCTGCAAGATGACGTCCGACAGCATGCGCGGCCAGAGCGTAATCGGGAATCGCGCCTGAACGAGAACCACAAAATACGCAAATTCTTGCCAAAGTCATCCGTCTCCTGATGTTGTGATCGGGTGAATCGCAGCGGCGTTGTAGCGACCGTCAATGAGCTGCCGACAAAGGGAGGGATCGATAGCTCAAGTCGAGCAACTCAATGGGGTGCAGCACCGGGACTTCTTTACCGGCCTGTCGCAGTTTTGCCTGTAACTGCAGTGAGCAGCCAGCGTTGGCAGAAGCAATGACATCGGGCTGCACTTCCAGCAGATGCTCTACCTTACGTCGACCAAGCCGATCGGCCATTTCCGGCTGCGTCAGGTTGTAGGTTCCTGCAGCGCCACAACAGAGTTCGGCTTCTGCGATTGACCTCAGTCGAATCCCCGGAATCATTCGCAGCAGGTCCGCAGGCTGTTTGACGATACGCTGAGCATGCTGCAGATGGCAGGCGTCCTGCATTGCAACTACCGCATCAATCTCACCAGCCGGATGGACAGGGCCAAGCTCCATCAGGAATTCGCTGATATCCTTTACTTTTGAACAGAATTCGGACGATTCCGGATGCTCACCAGCATGCCCGGACATCTCCTGAGCAATGTGATCGTAGTCCTTCAACATTGCACCACAGCCAGCCACATTAACAATGATGGCATCAATCATGGAAAGCTTGAACGAGGCTCGGTTCTGAGTCATCCGCTCAAGGGCGGGCTCTGCGGCCCCGCTGTGATAATGAATCGCACCGCAGCAGGTTTGCTGTTCCGGTATAAAAACATCGCATCCATTGTGCTGCAGTACTCTCGCAGTTGCCCAGTGCACGTGCCTGAACATGGCATCCGCAACACAACCAAGAAACAATGCCACATCCGCCCTCTTCCTGCCAATCGCCGGCAGGAATGTTGGTAATTCCGGCAAAGGAGTCTTAAGAACCGGCAGTTGTTCCTGCATCGTTCGAAGACGTTCCGGCAACAGACGGGTCAGACCTGTCGCCCTCGCGAATCGATCGACACCCAGTTTCTGCATCCAGCGAGCCGGAGCGAGTGCTCTGGCGGTCTTTTTTCGATCGGGAAAAATTCCATGCAGAATGTAGCGATGAAACCAGTCACCGGTGGATGCCGTGCCCTGGCTTTCTTCCTTCTGAAGCGTTTCAACTCGGAATGGTTCGATCAAACGTCCGTACTGAACCCCCGATGGACATGCCGTTTCGCAACTGCGGCAATCGAGACAAAGGTCGAGATGATGTTGTACCTTTTCGGTTAGTGGAAGCCGTCCATCGACAACTGACCGCATCAGATAGATTCGACCTCGTGGACTGTTATTCTCATCTCCCGTTTCAACGTACGTGGGACACGCGGACGTACACAAACCACAATGCACGCAATCCAGAAAACGTTCATAGGGTATAGACTGGCCGATGACAGGCAGCGGGGAATCTGTTCGGGACGTGGCTGTCATGAAGCACTTTCTGCTGCTGGCTGGACAAAAAGACCATGTGGATCGAACGTCTTTCGCAGTAATTCGGACACCCGCTTTGATTGCGCGCCTTTGACGCTCCGCGGTGAATTCGCGGCTTTCAGAGCTGTGACAGAACCAATTTCATCCTCAACAACAGCAGACAACGCTGCAACGATGTCCGGTTCCGGGAGTCCGGGATCCGTGTGCTCAATAGTGGACCAGGACTGTGCCACCGCGTTTTCCGGCGACTCAAAATTGGCAACGTCAGCATCCTGGGACTGATGCGCGGTTAGTCTGTCTCGTCGGAAGTACAAGACACCGTTCCCGGCCCGTCCGAACACCATACAGGCGTGATTCTCAAGCATGCTGATCGACGAGACGACACGAGATGGAAGCGTCGTAAGTTTGAATTGCCATTCTGTATTCGGTGTCGGCTGTTGAAGTGACATGGAAGTCTGACAATACGCCCCTGCGATCTGAGACCGACCGGAATACGGTGGCTCGATCCATTTCCACGAAGCATCATCGTGCAATTCATCGCAGAGAGATTCAATCTGAAACTCACAGACCGGAATGGAGCCTTCGACACAGCAGACGATAAAGAAGTTGCAGTCGACGGCGTCCGTTGGCAATTTTCCATCGAAGAGGCTGCGTCTCAGTAATGCAGTGGACGCACGGCGATTCATAACATCCAGAATGACGGGAGTGGCGGCTGACAGGTTCAAACGATTCAGGCTCGATTCCACATCGGTCAGACGATTGAATCCAAAGACCAGAATGCGTGAATGTTCAGGAAGTGGTTTGAGCTTGAAGGTCACGTGTGTCAGGATTCCAAGCTGACCACGAGAGCCCGTCATCAATCGGCAAAAATCATACCCCGCAACGTTCTTGACAACACGTCCACCGGCTTGAAACGTCCGTCCCTGTCCATCGACGGCTTCGATGCCGATGACATAATCCCGCAGGGTGCCATAGCCGAAACGACTTGGGCCGGAGGTGTCAGACGAAACCAGAGAGCCAATTGTCTGCTCGCTTGATGCAAACTCAACAGGCAGCTGCTGATTTTCTGTTGAAAGGATCTGCTGCAGCTGACCGGCCGTCATACCTGCCTCGACGGTAATCGTCATGTCCCGGGCCGGATAATCGATCACCTTATTCATACTGTCGAGACATAAAACGCCGCTGGTGCCAACACTTCCCGGATCCTGCCGTCCGCCGGTGCTGTCGCAATCCCGAGCCTCAGAAGCATTACCGAGAACGATAATTCGTTGACGGTTTGCTATTGCAGACTGCACGATCTTCACGACGTCACGGGTGGAACTGGCGTGCCATCGCGCGGAAGGTACGCCTGCTGGTTGCGCAGGCGTCAAGTGCTGAGAATCCAGCGAATTGCCGGCTTGACTATTGTTGTTACTCGTTGGCATGCGTGCGTTGGATCATGTTCGTTTAGTGAATGGCGTTTACGGTGATCAGATCGACGGGTGTTTCTCGATCGATCAATTCAGTCGTGCCATCCATCAAGGCCTGCAGGGCATATTCGATACCGAATACCGCCAACTGATCACCGTGCTGATCAGCGGTGGCGGTCATGTTGCCGTTAGCCAGCGATGATTTTACAGCGGAAATATTGTCGAACCCAACCACCTTGACATCATCCCTGCCCGCGCTGCGAATGGCCGCCATCGCACCAACGGCCATGCTGTCGTTGCAGGCAAGAATGGCTTTGATTTGTGGATGAGCCGTAAGAATGGACGATGTCACCTGATCGGCAACAGTCATCTCCCACTGCGCGGATTGTGAATCGACAATTTTCATCCCCGCCTCAGTCATCGCATCCTGAAATCCCAGTTTCCGTTGCTGTCCATTGAAGCTGGTCGTGATTCCCTCCAGGATGGCAACTTCATCACCAGACTGAAGCTGGGTGGCGAGGAAATCGCCCACCTGTTTCGCGCCAGCCCTGTTGTTTGGACCAACGAATGGAATCTGGATTCCCGATTGTTCAAGTACATCGGCGTCGAGCTTGTTATCGATATTGATCACCACAATACCTTCGTCCAGGGCTCTCTTCAGCACTGGCACCAGCGCTTTGGAGTCTGCCGGAGCGATGACGATGGCGTCTACCTGCTGAGCCATCATTTGTTCAACGAGCGAAACCTGACCACTCAAA
It encodes:
- a CDS encoding TIGR00730 family Rossman fold protein; protein product: MTLARICVFCGSRSGAIPDYALAAHAVGRHLAEQQHTLVYGGGSTGIMGAIADSVLENHGQIIGVIPEHLARVELMHARVADMRVTRDMHERKAIMHQLADAYITLPGGYGTLEELFETVTWAQLELHQRPVALINLNGVYDGLLTQLNRMIHDGFLSTQCLELLTVTTSVEELIAWIDALPCQ
- a CDS encoding redoxin domain-containing protein, with the protein product MRNQIVTSLRCIVFAFIMIVLMCPEASAQPQPSDGPSSEADHYGEYSAMIPRRLLPLLHAQEVQDELKLSKSQVSALEAKLEELDKVWFPARLLPDDQMIPIVDRLEIQAVAWLRQNVDSEQIKRISQLEMQAQSVRMLLRNDVRKKLAIKDSQVQKLVKLAQATIDAQAAQRSSSGVLAEDLTRNLESAMRAEQKALETVLTKEQNNQLWILLGEPFNTSSLKRIFPIAPEFHSVSDWINSSPQTLKSLRGKVVLVHFYAFQCHNCHANFEIYKRWHKDLQQKGVVLIGIQTPETTAERDPNSVARAAKEKGLEFPIMVDLESENWKAWGNTMWPTVYVVDKRGYIRHWWQGELNWQGATGDKTIEQVVDLALSEK
- a CDS encoding FAD-binding oxidoreductase; translated protein: MPTSNNNSQAGNSLDSQHLTPAQPAGVPSARWHASSTRDVVKIVQSAIANRQRIIVLGNASEARDCDSTGGRQDPGSVGTSGVLCLDSMNKVIDYPARDMTITVEAGMTAGQLQQILSTENQQLPVEFASSEQTIGSLVSSDTSGPSRFGYGTLRDYVIGIEAVDGQGRTFQAGGRVVKNVAGYDFCRLMTGSRGQLGILTHVTFKLKPLPEHSRILVFGFNRLTDVESSLNRLNLSAATPVILDVMNRRASTALLRRSLFDGKLPTDAVDCNFFIVCCVEGSIPVCEFQIESLCDELHDDASWKWIEPPYSGRSQIAGAYCQTSMSLQQPTPNTEWQFKLTTLPSRVVSSISMLENHACMVFGRAGNGVLYFRRDRLTAHQSQDADVANFESPENAVAQSWSTIEHTDPGLPEPDIVAALSAVVEDEIGSVTALKAANSPRSVKGAQSKRVSELLRKTFDPHGLFVQPAAESAS
- a CDS encoding heterodisulfide reductase-related iron-sulfur binding cluster produces the protein MTATSRTDSPLPVIGQSIPYERFLDCVHCGLCTSACPTYVETGDENNSPRGRIYLMRSVVDGRLPLTEKVQHHLDLCLDCRSCETACPSGVQYGRLIEPFRVETLQKEESQGTASTGDWFHRYILHGIFPDRKKTARALAPARWMQKLGVDRFARATGLTRLLPERLRTMQEQLPVLKTPLPELPTFLPAIGRKRADVALFLGCVADAMFRHVHWATARVLQHNGCDVFIPEQQTCCGAIHYHSGAAEPALERMTQNRASFKLSMIDAIIVNVAGCGAMLKDYDHIAQEMSGHAGEHPESSEFCSKVKDISEFLMELGPVHPAGEIDAVVAMQDACHLQHAQRIVKQPADLLRMIPGIRLRSIAEAELCCGAAGTYNLTQPEMADRLGRRKVEHLLEVQPDVIASANAGCSLQLQAKLRQAGKEVPVLHPIELLDLSYRSLPLSAAH
- a CDS encoding DUF6798 domain-containing protein, with protein sequence MSESTTRPGWLRVLGGHQVFLVWLLFVFCSLAQSFIPGVNEPHYLCKARSFADPSWCERDFFLASHNSHFCFYVIVGPLTKVMPFWLVALFGRFVSLALVAWGWCRLAQTLRLRAAFVFGSSALYAVVASLGSFSGEWILGGFESKVPAWGLFLLAAARWMTCLQKGSYRDAVFAGIYAGLATALHPVVGIWGVTAFGMVQFTGCFLPVRGLNDSTQDVEKCVPTESRPWLVLPASVPQTAFSSRVSAFAADSTLMLLPYSVISLAGVVPALRLLIETNVDPDDKAIAEFIQVFWRLSHHMDPSAFSVSQWAFAALVCSALVYLRWLRQVQRRRAETTPATTTVTTRPTCEASMQILERLLVASGMIALAGIAIGWHTVPAKELDGWEWRAALLKFYPFRLFDGMMPILVALSISVWLQNRFTLQLSSAEATARLQRLNRLKAGRAIAGIISIAVLFNLRSVAPAGYTIRQYLDWRDVCFWIREHTPPESLILTPRESFAFKWLAQRAEFVTYKDCPQDASGILEWNRRLWYLNGWTYRSSLDGLYDHQDMQSLRSQTDCDYVVTRTFGPFEQQPVFAAGEWGVYEVPR
- a CDS encoding sugar ABC transporter substrate-binding protein, producing the protein MISRISALLLCSLFVGCSGGSTGNSGETGTRSETVKPRIALIMKSLANEFFSTMSRGAVDHQKDSGEYELIVNGINDETDLSGQVSLVEQMMAQQVDAIVIAPADSKALVPVLKRALDEGIVVINIDNKLDADVLEQSGIQIPFVGPNNRAGAKQVGDFLATQLQSGDEVAILEGITTSFNGQQRKLGFQDAMTEAGMKIVDSQSAQWEMTVADQVTSSILTAHPQIKAILACNDSMAVGAMAAIRSAGRDDVKVVGFDNISAVKSSLANGNMTATADQHGDQLAVFGIEYALQALMDGTTELIDRETPVDLITVNAIH